A single genomic interval of Bradyrhizobium sp. sBnM-33 harbors:
- a CDS encoding LLM class flavin-dependent oxidoreductase, which yields MSIELLMLGDQPVAGLAARTRLAEESGFETVWLADERFFRETYSCLSLLAGQTARVNLGPCVTDPFARHPALTAMALGTLDEVSEGRAILGIGAGVSGFAELGIQSRKPPLAIREAVDLIRQLMAGQEVDYQGEIIQCHRGRLNFAPLRSRVPVRVASNGPLGQKMGGAIADGVMMEGCGSVEEAKAFASTVAEGARKAGRSPNEVKLVARLDCCITNDGKQARDILRPSVTRIIAQANSRFYTLEAQGLTLPKNVVETIGPVAYAAGVAPFAPLFPLVTDMHVDALTLCGTVQEITQHMVDLRRAGITGFNIFPVPAPGTTYEDVIMRFGTQVWPAVETAFAKESDNGTA from the coding sequence ATGTCCATAGAACTGTTGATGCTTGGCGACCAACCCGTGGCTGGCCTTGCGGCTCGCACCAGGCTTGCCGAAGAGAGCGGATTCGAGACCGTCTGGCTCGCTGATGAGCGCTTTTTCCGGGAAACCTACTCGTGTCTCTCGCTTCTGGCGGGGCAAACTGCGCGCGTCAATCTCGGTCCCTGCGTCACCGATCCATTCGCGCGCCATCCAGCTCTAACCGCCATGGCTTTGGGCACCCTCGATGAAGTTTCGGAAGGGCGCGCCATCCTCGGCATCGGCGCCGGCGTCTCCGGCTTTGCGGAGCTCGGGATCCAATCGCGCAAGCCCCCGCTCGCTATTCGCGAAGCCGTTGATCTGATCCGTCAGCTCATGGCTGGGCAGGAGGTCGACTATCAGGGCGAGATCATTCAGTGTCACCGCGGCCGGTTGAATTTCGCGCCGCTGCGATCGCGTGTTCCTGTTCGTGTCGCTAGCAACGGACCGCTGGGCCAGAAAATGGGCGGTGCAATCGCCGACGGCGTGATGATGGAGGGCTGTGGCTCCGTCGAGGAAGCAAAGGCCTTCGCATCGACGGTCGCCGAAGGTGCGCGGAAGGCCGGCCGTTCTCCGAACGAGGTCAAGCTTGTCGCGCGACTCGATTGTTGTATCACTAACGACGGTAAGCAAGCGCGGGATATATTGCGGCCTTCGGTGACACGGATCATCGCGCAAGCCAATTCGAGGTTCTACACGCTGGAAGCACAAGGATTGACTCTGCCGAAGAATGTCGTCGAAACCATTGGTCCCGTTGCCTATGCTGCCGGGGTGGCCCCGTTCGCGCCTCTTTTTCCTCTCGTCACCGACATGCATGTCGACGCTCTCACTCTCTGCGGGACTGTGCAGGAAATAACCCAACACATGGTTGACCTTCGCCGCGCCGGCATCACGGGCTTCAACATTTTTCCTGTTCCGGCTCCTGGCACCACCTATGAGGACGTTATTATGCGCTTCGGAACGCAAGTCTGGCCCGCTGTCGAGACGGCTTTTGCGAAAGAGTCCGACAATGGGACGGCTTAG